The proteins below come from a single Salinilacihabitans rarus genomic window:
- a CDS encoding NAD-dependent epimerase/dehydratase family protein, which yields MSNSDSTVLVTGGTGFIGSYVVEDLLEAGHDVVAFDLSTDARILEKLGVADDVEVRRGDVSEATDVFRAVRETGATRVIHLAALLTTSARENPRAALRVNVEGTNNVFEAARTLDEQVERVAWASSAAVYAPPHNYAGDGEADGWVTEEDLVYPDTLYGATKEYNEHQARVYGEDYGVSHVGLRPTVAYGPYRETGGSAFLANIIEKPALGEPFSVEYGDQVIDWQYVRDIAQAFRKAAFAPEADLSRRIYNVRGTVATIREAAETVERIVPDADLDVSDAGELPWTQKLDQTAAREDLGYEPEYGLDDGFREYIDVLREEAGLDPL from the coding sequence ATGTCGAACTCGGATTCGACGGTACTCGTCACGGGCGGTACGGGTTTCATCGGCTCCTACGTCGTCGAGGACCTGCTCGAGGCCGGTCACGACGTCGTCGCGTTCGACCTCTCGACGGACGCGCGGATCCTCGAGAAACTCGGCGTCGCCGACGACGTCGAAGTCCGCCGCGGCGACGTCTCGGAGGCGACCGACGTGTTCCGGGCCGTCCGGGAGACGGGCGCGACGCGCGTGATCCACCTCGCGGCGCTGCTGACGACCTCGGCGCGGGAGAACCCGCGGGCCGCCCTGCGGGTGAACGTCGAGGGGACGAACAACGTGTTCGAGGCCGCGCGAACCCTCGACGAACAGGTCGAGCGGGTCGCGTGGGCCTCCTCGGCGGCCGTCTACGCTCCCCCGCACAACTACGCGGGCGACGGCGAGGCCGACGGCTGGGTCACCGAGGAGGACCTCGTCTACCCCGACACTCTCTACGGCGCGACCAAGGAGTACAACGAGCACCAGGCCCGCGTCTACGGCGAGGATTACGGCGTCTCCCACGTCGGCCTGCGGCCGACGGTCGCCTACGGCCCCTACCGCGAGACGGGCGGGTCGGCGTTCCTCGCCAATATAATCGAGAAGCCCGCGCTCGGCGAACCGTTCTCGGTGGAGTACGGCGATCAGGTGATCGACTGGCAGTACGTCCGCGACATCGCGCAGGCGTTCCGCAAGGCGGCGTTCGCCCCCGAAGCGGACCTCTCCCGGCGGATCTACAACGTTCGCGGCACCGTGGCGACGATCCGCGAGGCGGCCGAGACGGTCGAACGGATCGTCCCCGACGCCGACCTCGACGTTTCCGACGCGGGCGAACTGCCGTGGACCCAGAAACTGGACCAGACCGCGGCACGGGAGGACCTCGGCTACGAACCCGAGTACGGCCTCGATGACGGCTTCCGGGAGTATATCGACGTGCTGCGCGAGGAGGCAGGACTCGACCCGCTCTGA
- a CDS encoding thiamine pyrophosphate-binding protein, producing the protein MTASPTTAERLVETLDALDVEYVFGYPGGRVIELFEAIGETDADATVVRPRDEREASVMAEAYGRLTGSPAVLAGQGPWIGSLGAIGQMEARLGSTPMVVLTEASERGEYSTLAPYQQSRGDYGGLSLPKILDAITKEWWFPRTPAETVRSVQLAFKHATAGRNGPCAVVLDGDAVADEVPADPTPRLWGDRRQVRNWRSRPTEGDLETAREALAGAERPVIVAGNGVHASAGGARSVADSDATTAYDELLAVAEAYDAVVVTSYLGKSTIPETHERAAGVIGSFGHEGANRAVSEADVLLVVGCRLNPMDTNWGAESFVRPDEQTILHADVDSRNAGWVYPADVGLIGDARETLAALREAAAERGGGENDWALDRAAAAREDFHAPECDAGAVPIRPQRVAKAVESVLDEGTVVTADSGNNRFWLLHYLQTRHAASYVGSGGVGAMGWAAPAAVTAALLGRDAICVAGDGGFAMTMTAIETAVDHGVAPAFVVMNDASLGMVRQMDPEMPGVEFRDTDFVAVARGLGGDGVRVDDPADLDGAIREAKAAAVPTVVDVRIDREEPMADRLSSSFYEEVGGLHE; encoded by the coding sequence GTGACCGCCTCGCCGACGACCGCGGAGCGGCTGGTCGAGACGCTCGACGCCCTCGACGTCGAGTACGTCTTCGGCTACCCCGGCGGGCGGGTGATCGAACTGTTCGAGGCGATCGGCGAGACCGACGCCGACGCGACGGTCGTCCGCCCGCGCGACGAGCGCGAGGCGAGCGTGATGGCCGAGGCGTACGGCCGGCTGACCGGCTCGCCGGCCGTCCTCGCCGGACAGGGGCCGTGGATCGGCAGCCTCGGCGCGATCGGCCAGATGGAGGCTCGACTGGGATCGACGCCGATGGTCGTCCTGACCGAGGCCTCCGAGCGCGGCGAGTACTCGACGCTCGCGCCCTACCAGCAGTCCCGCGGCGACTACGGCGGCCTCTCGCTGCCGAAGATCCTCGACGCGATCACGAAGGAGTGGTGGTTCCCCCGCACGCCCGCCGAGACCGTCCGCAGCGTCCAGCTAGCGTTCAAACACGCCACTGCCGGCCGGAACGGCCCCTGCGCGGTCGTCCTCGACGGGGACGCCGTGGCCGACGAGGTCCCCGCCGATCCGACGCCGCGGCTCTGGGGGGACCGGCGGCAGGTCAGAAACTGGCGCTCGCGCCCGACCGAGGGCGACCTCGAAACGGCCCGCGAGGCGCTCGCGGGCGCCGAGCGGCCCGTGATCGTCGCCGGGAACGGGGTGCACGCGAGCGCCGGCGGCGCGCGCTCGGTCGCCGACTCCGACGCCACCACCGCCTACGACGAACTCCTCGCGGTCGCGGAGGCCTACGACGCCGTCGTCGTCACCTCCTATCTCGGGAAGTCGACGATCCCAGAGACCCACGAGCGCGCGGCGGGCGTGATCGGCTCGTTCGGCCACGAGGGGGCAAACCGCGCCGTCAGCGAGGCCGACGTCCTCCTCGTCGTCGGCTGTCGGCTCAACCCGATGGACACCAACTGGGGGGCCGAGTCGTTCGTCCGTCCCGACGAGCAGACGATCCTCCACGCCGACGTGGACTCGCGCAACGCCGGCTGGGTCTACCCCGCCGACGTCGGCCTGATCGGCGACGCACGCGAGACGCTCGCCGCCCTCCGGGAGGCGGCCGCGGAGCGCGGCGGCGGCGAGAACGACTGGGCGCTCGATCGCGCCGCGGCGGCCCGCGAGGACTTCCACGCCCCCGAGTGCGACGCCGGCGCGGTCCCGATCAGGCCCCAGCGGGTCGCGAAGGCCGTCGAGTCGGTCCTCGACGAGGGGACGGTCGTCACGGCCGACTCGGGCAACAACCGCTTCTGGCTGCTGCACTACCTCCAGACCCGCCACGCCGCGAGCTACGTCGGCAGCGGCGGCGTGGGCGCGATGGGCTGGGCGGCGCCCGCGGCCGTCACGGCGGCCCTCCTCGGCCGGGACGCCATCTGCGTCGCCGGCGACGGCGGCTTCGCGATGACGATGACCGCCATCGAGACGGCGGTCGACCACGGCGTCGCGCCCGCGTTCGTCGTCATGAACGACGCCTCGCTCGGGATGGTCCGCCAGATGGACCCGGAGATGCCGGGCGTCGAGTTCCGCGACACCGACTTCGTCGCCGTCGCCCGCGGCCTCGGCGGCGACGGCGTGCGCGTGGACGACCCCGCCGACCTCGACGGCGCGATCCGCGAGGCGAAGGCGGCCGCCGTCCCGACGGTCGTCGACGTCCGCATCGACCGCGAGGAGCCGATGGCCGACCGCCTCTCGTCGTCGTTCTACGAGGAGGTCGGCGGGTTACACGAGTGA
- a CDS encoding HEWD family protein, which yields MSAQLRKPTERVCECCNRTERWDEGLDAWQIARENGERLAGDPHCIHEWDINGAFNPFDLD from the coding sequence ATGAGCGCGCAGCTTCGAAAGCCGACCGAACGCGTCTGTGAATGCTGTAACCGAACCGAGCGATGGGACGAGGGCCTCGACGCCTGGCAGATCGCCCGCGAGAACGGCGAACGCCTCGCCGGCGATCCCCACTGCATCCACGAGTGGGACATCAACGGCGCGTTCAACCCGTTCGATCTCGACTGA